The proteins below are encoded in one region of Takifugu rubripes chromosome 1, fTakRub1.2, whole genome shotgun sequence:
- the LOC115253168 gene encoding inactive dipeptidyl peptidase 10-like produces MNQSAGAVQHSRRYSSDSKDIGPIGPDRNWKGIGISLLVILVVLSLIGLSIVLLSKDNAGKPSGSPLTLDDLFDRNFQVHDPGAKWINDEEVIFRSFDGDILKVNTRNQTELLMKNTTFATFKASKFAVSPDLNFVLLAYDIKQVYQHSFLASYLIYNLYTREVKELNPPEVSDSVLQFASWGGHGQQMIYIFENNIYFQSDVQSSSWRLTSSGQEGIIFNGIADWLYEEEILHTHVAHWWSADGSRLAYLTINDSLVPNMLLPRFTGMLYPRGKEYPYPKMAQINPTVRLYVVTLDGTSQTTELRPPDSFEKSEYYITMVKWVGPESLSVRWVNRAQNMSILSLCSVVTGICTSKKVMTSEKWLDRQNEEPLYSRDHMTFFITVPLKHSDSGTFSHITMISNRSDGREGNIRHLTSGSWEVSQLLAYDESINSVYFLSTEESSTQRHLYRVSSVEPFQKECLSCSLFRSKCSFYDSTFSPDLQHVVLHCKGPGIPQTTLHKLSDMDNHQTLERSSMLRQALLNRTMPKWERRTIQINNFGLRLGLITPVDLDETKSHPLLLILDSALGGQAVSDRFSLGWDTVLVSLHSVIVARLDGRGSGFQGQRILHEVHQRLGTVDVKDQLAALQYLLQLPYVDHNRIGVYGKAYGGFVSSLLLLSHSSMFRCGIAVAPITNWKLYGSAQSEKYFGYPGKEDHKYQISTLLHNIAQSPLNFLIIHNTADASVHFQHSAELIRLLSGSNLNYTLQIFPDEGHNIASSNSQLFMLNSVLSFFRRCFEDVQIESPETAKEDD; encoded by the exons GACATTGGACCTATTGGGCCAGACAGGAACTGGAAGGGCATTGGCATCTCCCTGCTGGTCATTCTGGTGGTGCTCTCCCTCATCGGACTCTCTATTGTGCTGCTGTCAAAAG ATAACGCTGGGAAACCTTCTGGTTCTCCATTGACTCTCGATGACCTCTTTGACAGAAACTTCCAAGTACACGATCCTGGCGCCAAGTGGATAAATG ATGAAGAGGTCATTTTTCGCAGCTTCGATGGAGACATTTTGAAAGTCAACACACGCAACCAGACTGAGCTCCTGATGAAGAACACAACGTTT GCGACTTTTAAGGCCTCAAAGTTTGCCGTTTCTCCAGATCTGAACTTTGTTCTTCTGGCATATGACATCAAACAG gtttaCCAACATTCATTCTTGGCATCCTACCTGATCTACAACCTTTACACAag AGAAGTGAAGGAGCTCAATCCACCAGAGGTGTCAGATTCTGTCCTCCAGTTTGCCTCATGGGGAGGTCACGGTCAGCAGATG ATATATATCTTCGAAAACAACATTTACTTTCAATCAGATGTTCAGAGCAGCTCATGGAGGCTTACATCTTCTGGACAGGAGGGTATCATATTCAATGGCATTGCGGACTGGCTGTATGAGG AGGAGATACTGCATACACATGTGGCACATTGGTGGTCTGCAGATGGCTCTAGACTTGCCTATCTCACCATAAACGATTCCTTGGTGCCAAacatgcttcttcctcgattcACAGGCATGCTCTACCCCAGAGGGAAGGAGTATCCCTACCCAAAG ATGGCTCAGATCAATCCCACTGTTAGACTCTATGTGGTCACCCTGGATGGCACCTCCCAAACCACTGAACTGAGACCTCCTGACAGTTTTGAAAAGAG TGAGTACTACATCACAATGGTGAAATGGGTCGGACCGGAGAGCCTGAGCGTGCGTTGGGTGAATCGAGCCCAGAACATGTCAATCCTCTCTCTTTGCAGTGTTGTGACGGGCATCTGTACATCA AAAAAGGTGATGACATCAGAGAAGTGGCTTGATCGTCAG AATGAAGAGCCTCTATATTCTAGGGACCACATGACATTTTTCATCACGGTGCCCCTAAAACACAGCGATAGTGGGACCTTCAGCCACATCACCATGATCTCCAACCGA TCTGATGGTCGAGAGGGCAACATCCGTCACCTGACCTCAGGAAGCTGGGAGGTGTCTCAGCTTCTGGCCTATGACGAGAGCATTAACTCAGT TTATTTCCTGAGTACAGAGGAGAGCTCCACTCAACGGCATTTGTACAG AGTGTCCAGCGTGGAGCCGTTTCAGAAAGAATGTCTCAGCTGCTCACTGTTCAGGTCCAAGTGTAGCTTCTATGACTCCACTTTCAGCCCAGACCTTCAACACGTTGTTCTTCATTGTAAAG GTCCTGGAATTCCACAAACTACGCTTCACAAACTGAGTGACATGGATA ACCACCAAACTCTGGAAAGGAGCTCCATGTTGAGACAGGCTCTGCTAAACAGGACAATGCCCAAGTGGGAGCGGAGGACTATTCAAATCAACAACTTTG GGCTCCGTCTTGGATTGATTACCCCAGTAGATTTGGATGAAACAAAGTCACATCCACTTTTACTGATCCT TGACAGCGCCCTTGGTGGTCAGGCTGTGAGTGATCGTTTCTCCCTCGGGTGGGACACGGTGCTGGTCAGTTTACATAGTGTTATCGTGGCCCGCCTGGATGGCCGAGGCAGTGGCTTTCAGGGTCAGAGGATCCTGCATGAAGTTCACCAAAGACTGGGAACTGTTGATGTTAAGGACCAGCTCGCAGCCCTGCA ATACCTGCTTCAGCTACCTTATGTTGACCACAATAGAATTGGAGTTTATGGGAAG GCCTATGGAGGATTTgtttcctcccttcttctcctctctcacaGCTCTATGTTCAGATGTGGCATTGCGGTTGCACCAATTACCAACTGGAAACTTTATG GATCTGCTCAGTCTGAAAAATACTTTGGCTACCCAGGAAAAGAAGATCACAAATACCAA ATATCCACTCTGCTGCACAACATAGCTCAGAGTCCACTGAACTTCCTCATCATCCACAACACAGCAGACG ccTCTGTTCATTTCCAGCATTCTGCTGAGCTAATCAGACTGTTGTCTGGGTCAAACCTTAATTACACTCTCCAG ATCTTCCCAGATGAAGGGCACAATATTGCCTCCTCCAACAGTCAACTCTTCATGTTAAACTCTGTCCTGAGCTTCTTCAGGCGCTGCTTTGAGGATGTCCAGATTGAGAGCCCAGAGACGGCTAAAGAAGATGACTAG